The Halostagnicola larsenii XH-48 region GATCGAGAATACGCCGTAGCGTGAGACCGAGAACGACCGGAACCACGACGATAAAAACGATCTCCTGAAACATCTCCGCAAACGTGACCTGGATCTGCTCCCCGGCAAAGAGGATCACCCAGGCCGGCATCACGATCGGCGCTGCGAGCGTCGTCATGGAGGTCACAGTTACTGAAAGGGCAACATCGCCTTTCCCGAGATACGTGTACACGTTGGAGGCCGTCCCGCCCGGTGCTGCTCCCAGAATAATGAGCCCGATGCCGATCTCTGCAGGCAGCGAAAGTGCGAGCACGAGCGCATACGCCGCAGTTGGCATAATCAGCCACTGGGCCGCCGCTGCGAGGAGCACGTCTCGCGGGCGCTCGAGAATCCGTTTGAAATCGTCGGTAGTGAGCGTAAGCCCCATTCCCAGCATCACAACACCTAACAATAGAGACACGTACTCGCCAATCCACACGAACGTTTCAGGACTCAGAAATGAAAGAACAACCGCAATCACGACCCACAATACGAAATATTTGCTCACAAGCTGGCTGAAATCCTTTGCTGTGGTAAGGAATGACATTCTATCTGTATAGCACAAATGATGTTATATATAATTGTCGAAAGAACGGTTCATTTCTCAATGCGGTTTGCTAACAGGGTGTGAACTCAGTATCTTGCCGCAGTACTGTTACTTGCCTACGCCTCGGTAACGGATCCTTCTTCGTTCGGCTGGACAACGACGAATCCCCCCGAACCCGTAAACTCCATCTGAACCGATTCGCCGGAGGTCTGGCCGATCTCGAACAGCTTGTTCGTCTCGAACGACGGGGAGAGATTTGCGCTCCATGCGACCGTCGCATCCGGGTCCGTGTAGACCGGCGGCGTCATGACGAGCGGGTCACCGTGCGTTGAAATCGCGACTTCCCCCGGACCGGAGAGGTAAACGTTCGTCAGGCCGCCCGCCGCCATCCCCGAGATGCTCTTGACAGTATTGATCTCGTAGTCGACGCTCGTTTCGAACGCGAGGACGTCGTTTCCGTTGACGGAGATCGATTCATCAGCGTCGAGATCGAGCAACTGTACCTTCTTGCTCTGCTCGGCGATATACAGGTGGCCGTTTCCCGTCGCTTCCATGATGGGTGTCCCCTCACCGCTTACGGCCTCCTTGACCATTCCGGTGAGACCGCCTTCAGCCGACGATTTTCCCGTGAACGTAATGTCGCCGGTGTACGCGACCATCGATCCGGCTTTGACCATCACGGTTCCATCGAGCGGGATATCTAGCAGACGATTGTTCTCCTTCTGGAATCCGTCGCCGCCTTCGTCAGGGGCGTTGGACTGCGTGAACTCTTCGAGTTCCATACTGACAGGCGTGGGATTTCTCGTCCAATCATATATGTTTTCATCGGAGTTTCCGTGTCGGTAACAGGTGTCGGCGTTTCAACACCGTCAAGTACGGGCAGAGCACTCGAGCCAGCTTACAGAGGCAGATAGTTCTGTGAGATTGGTACTCGTCGGTCGGTCGGGTCACAGTCCCGGTATCTAGGTGCGAGACTCGGCGCACACTTTTACAGCAATGCTCCACACAGTTCGACATATGGCTTCCAAATACGGCAATCAATCGTCCGTAATAACTGCAGTTGGTCTCTTATTCGCCCTTATTGCAATTGTGGGAACACAATTCCTCGGGTGGGACTGGGGAACTGACCAGCTCGTTCCGACACTCATCGGCGTCGTCGCCGCAGGAGCGGCGATTTTGGTCGTTTCCAGGCGGTTGCTGACTTGAAAAGAGGACTAACGCCCGTTCAGTCGACAATCCAGGCGCGTTCTTCGACGGTCGTGACGCCAAAGTCGAAGTAGATGGTGTCGCCGGTACGCAACTTCTCACCCTTGAACTCCGTTCCGAGATCCGTCTCGCGGGTCTCGAGTTCGACGGTGAGCGTCACGTCGTCTTTCGTCGGGTGGGTCTGTTCGTTGAGGGTGCCGTCCTCCGCTTCGACGACGAC contains the following coding sequences:
- a CDS encoding AIM24 family protein; the encoded protein is MELEEFTQSNAPDEGGDGFQKENNRLLDIPLDGTVMVKAGSMVAYTGDITFTGKSSAEGGLTGMVKEAVSGEGTPIMEATGNGHLYIAEQSKKVQLLDLDADESISVNGNDVLAFETSVDYEINTVKSISGMAAGGLTNVYLSGPGEVAISTHGDPLVMTPPVYTDPDATVAWSANLSPSFETNKLFEIGQTSGESVQMEFTGSGGFVVVQPNEEGSVTEA
- a CDS encoding bile acid:sodium symporter family protein, with protein sequence MSFLTTAKDFSQLVSKYFVLWVVIAVVLSFLSPETFVWIGEYVSLLLGVVMLGMGLTLTTDDFKRILERPRDVLLAAAAQWLIMPTAAYALVLALSLPAEIGIGLIILGAAPGGTASNVYTYLGKGDVALSVTVTSMTTLAAPIVMPAWVILFAGEQIQVTFAEMFQEIVFIVVVPVVLGLTLRRILDRYAPTAAKAGLTVFPAVSVLAIVAIVAAVVGANVENLLTASVIVLFAVVLHNVIGLSAGYGTGYVFGMAADRSRACSFEVGMQNSALAVAIATGFFSPLASLVPALAVVLHQLTGPALASYFSSRDDEPIDETTKPAQSVSD